One Anaerohalosphaeraceae bacterium DNA segment encodes these proteins:
- a CDS encoding thioredoxin family protein — translation MESRTGIRWILLVCAAGLAAVGGCKKQPSVNSPQPASSASTQSDGQPRPATAQENPQPESGAEPAHTGVRWYTNFEEALAAAQKENKDLLINFSGSDWCIFCIRLEKDVFAQEAFAKEAEKYFVFMLVDFPNDPSKQSEEIRKQNQQLARRYRFRNLFPTLYLAKPDGTPYAMAEYQPLGPTEYLDYLLKIRRYRDR, via the coding sequence ATGGAATCACGTACCGGAATAAGATGGATTCTGCTTGTCTGTGCGGCCGGATTGGCGGCGGTCGGCGGATGTAAAAAACAACCTTCTGTGAATTCTCCTCAACCGGCTTCATCTGCTTCAACCCAGTCTGACGGGCAGCCGCGGCCGGCTACGGCTCAGGAGAATCCTCAGCCCGAGTCTGGGGCTGAACCCGCCCATACAGGGGTACGATGGTACACCAATTTCGAGGAGGCCCTGGCCGCCGCCCAGAAGGAAAACAAGGATTTGCTTATCAATTTTTCGGGCTCTGACTGGTGTATTTTCTGCATTCGGCTGGAAAAAGATGTTTTCGCCCAGGAGGCCTTTGCCAAAGAAGCGGAAAAATATTTTGTCTTTATGCTGGTTGACTTTCCCAATGACCCGTCCAAACAGTCGGAGGAAATCCGCAAGCAAAATCAGCAGCTGGCTCGGCGATACCGTTTTCGAAATCTCTTTCCGACTCTCTATCTGGCTAAGCCGGACGGGACTCCCTATGCGATGGCGGAGTATCAGCCCCTCGGGCCGACGGA